In the Festucalex cinctus isolate MCC-2025b chromosome 10, RoL_Fcin_1.0, whole genome shotgun sequence genome, one interval contains:
- the LOC144027209 gene encoding desmoglein-2.1-like isoform X4 has product MTQYRWIYWNNARKTPCILRLVNVQRGILEVEVTSILTRQSGSITSSVSTFSPPLSPLERRQLQNTLVLTLHSGNEPVRKRREWVIPPKQLKENEDYTGKQYIAKIRSDFEVDRDISYSLQGVGASEYPFDVFVVDPKTGLIRVTQKLDREKIDNYNLLGIARFNDGTEAEKRIDIRVKVLDENDNEPRFDAMQPVDVYERSPAGTPVTTVTATDADEPGNPNSQLFYTIVKQDPPHNMFHMNSDGNIYVDKSTLDRETTDQYFVTVQAQDLNGDLDGLTGTSTLTINVLDINDNLPMLEKDRYEGSIMENTKGVEVMRFKAQDLDLKDTENWQSVFDIAKGNEAKYFSIKTDPKTNEGILMLDKPVDYEDVKDLVLELTVRNKAPLYEGLQQSAPPKTYPVKINVQNQREGPHFDPKVKVIAMSEGSSTTVNDVIARYPALDGDTGKPAEKVKYLKGSDPDNWLTIDPETADIRLNKMPDRESTFLVNGTYYAQVICVSEDTPSSTATGTVAIQVEDFNDHCPTLTGTLQTLCIPDDTVIVSAIDRDDFPNGAPFTFDIIPEGSPGKWQVEHLNDTAAILRAQHSLRSGPHQVELLVKDQQGKTCSEPQKVTVRVCTCEDGVICGKRGGRGQPDKKSELGPAGIGLLLMGLLLLLLVPLLLLFCQCGGNLGLPGGAAEIPFETTSHLVNYCTEGQGENAEVPLNFIPAQQVAEDVSDRVNQSAFVDAFQGNVEQSWARRQANMNTFYSRFGGAAVGCQAVAEYDSIALPDHLIAQYYQQKVYSEGGRGNLATKDAHLKYNFEGQGSSAGSVGCCSLLGNDNDLQFLDDLGPKFKTLAELCGGQKIRPDVIPPPAKILTEPRPELAKLPPVVPAVDQTVTRLAKQNTTTWNQDMAAVVEGMENQGQMFLLQQQQPVYYAATAAPMQYVVQPQVQNAVLLAEAPASHLQGVVLAAPATQGVLVSGGHTKDAGVVLVENPKIQTQIHARNQPSLQKMVVVESKLPVGSVKVDGGIGTSLVQGGGAAERISGAQKVLLVEGSSSVNQAGSVSHKRNTSGSKMSCNVKSTATKSTGPQAASSRIPTYRKVVVQQETRK; this is encoded by the exons GTGACCTCCATACTAACACGACAGTCTGGCTCCATCACCTCATCCGTCTCCACCTTCTCCCCTCCCCTCTCTCCACTTGAGCGCAGACAG CTCCAGAACACACTTGTACTGACGCTCCACTCTGGGAATGAACCAGTCCGGAAAAGAAGAGAATGGGTCATCCCTCCGAAGCAGCTCAAGGAAAATGAAGATTACACTGGGAAGCAGTATATCGCCAAG ATTCGGTCAGATTTTGAAGTTGACAGGGACATCAGCTACTCCCTGCAGGGCGTCGGCGCAAGCGAATACCCCTTCGACGTCTTCGTGGTGGACCCCAAAACGGGACTCATACGCGTCACCCAAAAGCTCGACAGGGAGAAAATCGATAATTACAAT CTGTTGGGCATCGCCAGATTCAACGACGGCACCGAGGCGGAGAAAAGGATTGACATCCGCGTAAAGGTGCTGGACGAGAACGACAACGAGCCGCGGTTTGACGCCATGCAGCCCGTGGACGTGTACGAACGCAGCCCAGCGG GGACTCCCGTCACGACCGTCACCGCGACCGACGCGGATGAACCGGGCAACCCCAACTCTCAGCTGTTCTACACCATCGTGAAGCAGGACCCGCCTCACAACATGTTCCACATGAACAGCGACGGAAACATCTACGTGGACAAGTCTACTCTGGATAGAGAG ACAACAGATCAGTACTTTGTGACGGTGCAAGCTCAGGACCTCAACGGCGACCTTGACGGACTGACAGGAACCAGCACGCTGACCATCAATGTGCTGGACATCAACGACAACCTTCCAATGCTGGAAAAAGACCGc TACGAGGGCAGCATCATGGAGAACACGAAGGGTGTGGAGGTGATGAGGTTCAAAGCTCAAGACTTGGACCTGAAGGACACGGAAAACTGGCAAAGCGTGTTTGATATCGCCAAAGGCAACGAGGCCAAATACTTCAGCATCAAGACGGACCCAAAGACCAACGAGGGAATCCTGATGCTTGACAAG CCGGTGGATTATGAGGACGTGAAGGATCTTGTCCTTGAACTCACCGTGAGGAACAAGGCTCCGCTTTATGAAGGACTTCAGCAAAGCGCGCCGCCGAAAACCTACCCGGTCAAAATCAACGTGCAAAACCAGCGTGAAGGTCCACATTTTGATCCCAAAGTCAAAGTGATCGCCATGTCGGAGGGAAGCAGCACGACCGTCAATGACGTCATTGCTCGCTACCCGGCACTAGATGGCGACACCGGGAAACCGGCGGAGAAAGTCAA GTATCTTAAAGGTTCGGACCCTGACAACTGGCTCACCATTGACCCAGAAACCGCTGACATCAGACTGAACAAGATGCCCGACAGAGAGTCCACTTTCTTGGTCAACGGGACGTACTACGCTCAAGTCATCTGCGTTTCGGAAG ACACCCCCTCGAGCACCGCCACTGGCACTGTGGCCATCCAGGTGGAAGACTTCAACGACCACTGTCCCACCCTGACCGGCACCCTGCAGACATTGTGCATCCCTGACGACACGGTCATCGTCAGCGCTATCGACAGAGACGACTTTCCCAACGGAGCTCCTTTCACCTTCGATATCATCCCGGAGGGAAGTCCGGGAAAATGGCAGGTGGAGCATCTCAACG ATACCGCAGCCATCCTGAGGGCCCAGCACTCCTTACGGTCGGGTCCGCATCAGGTGGAATTATTGGTGAAGGACCAGCAAGGGAAGACGTGCTCGGAACCGCAGAAGGTGACGGTCCGGGTGTGCACCTGCGAGGACGGAGTGATTTGCGGAAAACGAGGCGGACGAGGTCAGCCTGACAAGAAATCCGAGTTGGGACCCGCAGGCATCGGACTTCTGCTAATgggcctgctgctgctgttgc TGGTTCCCCTGCTGTTGCTCTTCTGCCAGTGTGGAGGCAATCTGGGCCTGCCGGGAGGTGCTGCGGAAATCCCGTTTGAAACCACGTCCCACTTGGTCAACTACTGCACCGAAGGCCAGGGGGAGAACGCG GAGGTGCCGCTAAACTTCATCCCGGCACAGCAGGTGGCCGAAGACGTGAGCGATCGCGTGAACCAGTCGGCCTTTGTAGACGCCTTCCAGGGAAACGTGGAGCAGTCTTGGGCGAGGAGGCAGGCCAACATGAACACCTTCTACTCCAGGTTCGGGGGCGCTGCGGTGGGATGCCAGGCCGTGGCGGAGTACGACAGCATCGCTCTACCGGACCACCTGATCGCCCAATACTACCAGCAG AAGGTGTACAGCGAAGGCGGCAGAGGAAACCTGGCGACGAAGGACGCTCACTTGAAGTACAATTTTGAGGGCCAAGGCTCCTCGGCCGGCTCGGTGGGCTGCTGCAGCCTCCTGGGGAACGACAACGACCTGCAGTTCCTCGACGACCTGGGCCCCAAGTTCAAGACCCTGGCGGAGCTGTGCGGCGGCCAGAAGATCCGACCAGATGTCATTCCGCCACCGGCAAAGATCTTAACGGAACCAAGGCCGGAACTCGCCAAGCTGCCGCCGGTCGTCCCCGCGGTAGACCAAACTGTGACTCGGCTGGCGAAGCAAAACACGACTACGTGGAATCAAGACATGGCGGCAGTGGTGGAAGGGATGGAAAACCAAGGCCAGATGTTCTtgctccagcagcagcagcccgtTTATtacgccgccaccgccgctccCATGCAATACGTAGTCCAGCCACAAGTCCAGAACGCCGTGCTGCTGGCCGAGGCACCGGCGAGCCATCTCCAGGGTGTCGTTCTGGCAGCGCCTGCGACGCAAGGCGTGCTCGTATCTGGCGGACACACCAAGGATGCCGGCGTGGTGCTGGTAGAAAACCCCAAGATCCAGACCCAGATCCACGCCAGAAATCAGCCCAGCCTCCAGAAGATGGTGGTGGTGGAAAGCAAGCTCCCTGTGGGGTCTGTGAAAGTTGACGGGGGGATCGGAACCTCGTTGGTGCAAGGAGGTGGAGCAGCTGAGCGCATTTCTGGAGCTCAGAAAGTCCTGTTGGTGGAAGGCTCATCCAGCGTAAACCAAGCTGGAAGCGTGTCCCATAAGAGGAACACCTCCGGATCCAAAATGTCCTGCAACGTCAAAAGCACCGCCACCAAGTCCACTGGACCTCAGGCGGCTTCTTCCAGAATCCCAACGTACCGCAAGGTTGTGGTGCAGCAGGAGACACGCAAATGA
- the LOC144027209 gene encoding desmoglein-2.1-like isoform X3: MTQYRWIYWNNARKTPCILRLVNVQRGILEVEVTSILTRQSGSITSSVSTFSPPLSPLERRQLRPEEDLLQGIIMVRALFPASILFLMLQNTLVLTLHSGNEPVRKRREWVIPPKQLKENEDYTGKQYIAKIRSDFEVDRDISYSLQGVGASEYPFDVFVVDPKTGLIRVTQKLDREKIDNYNLLGIARFNDGTEAEKRIDIRVKVLDENDNEPRFDAMQPVDVYERSPAGTPVTTVTATDADEPGNPNSQLFYTIVKQDPPHNMFHMNSDGNIYVDKSTLDRETTDQYFVTVQAQDLNGDLDGLTGTSTLTINVLDINDNLPMLEKDRYEGSIMENTKGVEVMRFKAQDLDLKDTENWQSVFDIAKGNEAKYFSIKTDPKTNEGILMLDKPVDYEDVKDLVLELTVRNKAPLYEGLQQSAPPKTYPVKINVQNQREGPHFDPKVKVIAMSEGSSTTVNDVIARYPALDGDTGKPAEKVKYLKGSDPDNWLTIDPETADIRLNKMPDRESTFLVNGTYYAQVICVSEDTPSSTATGTVAIQVEDFNDHCPTLTGTLQTLCIPDDTVIVSAIDRDDFPNGAPFTFDIIPEGSPGKWQVEHLNDTAAILRAQHSLRSGPHQVELLVKDQQGKTCSEPQKVTVRVCTCEDGVICGKRGGRGQPDKKSELGPAGIGLLLMGLLLLLLVPLLLLFCQCGGNLGLPGGAAEIPFETTSHLVNYCTEGQGENAEVPLNFIPAQQVAEDVSDRVNQSAFVDAFQGNVEQSWARRQANMNTFYSRFGGAAVGCQAVAEYDSIALPDHLIAQYYQQKVYSEGGRGNLATKDAHLKYNFEGQGSSAGSVGCCSLLGNDNDLQFLDDLGPKFKTLAELCGGQKIRPDVIPPPAKILTEPRPELAKLPPVVPAVDQTVTRLAKQNTTTWNQDMAAVVEGMENQGQMFLLQQQQPVYYAATAAPMQYVVQPQVQNAVLLAEAPASHLQGVVLAAPATQGVLVSGGHTKDAGVVLVENPKIQTQIHARNQPSLQKMVVVESKLPVGSVKVDGGIGTSLVQGGGAAERISGAQKVLLVEGSSSVNQAGSVSHKRNTSGSKMSCNVKSTATKSTGPQAASSRIPTYRKVVVQQETRK, encoded by the exons GTGACCTCCATACTAACACGACAGTCTGGCTCCATCACCTCATCCGTCTCCACCTTCTCCCCTCCCCTCTCTCCACTTGAGCGCAGACAG CTCAGACCTGAAGAGGACCTCCTGCAAGGCATCATTATGGTCCGAGCGCTTTTTCCTGCCAGTATTTTGTTTCTAATG CTCCAGAACACACTTGTACTGACGCTCCACTCTGGGAATGAACCAGTCCGGAAAAGAAGAGAATGGGTCATCCCTCCGAAGCAGCTCAAGGAAAATGAAGATTACACTGGGAAGCAGTATATCGCCAAG ATTCGGTCAGATTTTGAAGTTGACAGGGACATCAGCTACTCCCTGCAGGGCGTCGGCGCAAGCGAATACCCCTTCGACGTCTTCGTGGTGGACCCCAAAACGGGACTCATACGCGTCACCCAAAAGCTCGACAGGGAGAAAATCGATAATTACAAT CTGTTGGGCATCGCCAGATTCAACGACGGCACCGAGGCGGAGAAAAGGATTGACATCCGCGTAAAGGTGCTGGACGAGAACGACAACGAGCCGCGGTTTGACGCCATGCAGCCCGTGGACGTGTACGAACGCAGCCCAGCGG GGACTCCCGTCACGACCGTCACCGCGACCGACGCGGATGAACCGGGCAACCCCAACTCTCAGCTGTTCTACACCATCGTGAAGCAGGACCCGCCTCACAACATGTTCCACATGAACAGCGACGGAAACATCTACGTGGACAAGTCTACTCTGGATAGAGAG ACAACAGATCAGTACTTTGTGACGGTGCAAGCTCAGGACCTCAACGGCGACCTTGACGGACTGACAGGAACCAGCACGCTGACCATCAATGTGCTGGACATCAACGACAACCTTCCAATGCTGGAAAAAGACCGc TACGAGGGCAGCATCATGGAGAACACGAAGGGTGTGGAGGTGATGAGGTTCAAAGCTCAAGACTTGGACCTGAAGGACACGGAAAACTGGCAAAGCGTGTTTGATATCGCCAAAGGCAACGAGGCCAAATACTTCAGCATCAAGACGGACCCAAAGACCAACGAGGGAATCCTGATGCTTGACAAG CCGGTGGATTATGAGGACGTGAAGGATCTTGTCCTTGAACTCACCGTGAGGAACAAGGCTCCGCTTTATGAAGGACTTCAGCAAAGCGCGCCGCCGAAAACCTACCCGGTCAAAATCAACGTGCAAAACCAGCGTGAAGGTCCACATTTTGATCCCAAAGTCAAAGTGATCGCCATGTCGGAGGGAAGCAGCACGACCGTCAATGACGTCATTGCTCGCTACCCGGCACTAGATGGCGACACCGGGAAACCGGCGGAGAAAGTCAA GTATCTTAAAGGTTCGGACCCTGACAACTGGCTCACCATTGACCCAGAAACCGCTGACATCAGACTGAACAAGATGCCCGACAGAGAGTCCACTTTCTTGGTCAACGGGACGTACTACGCTCAAGTCATCTGCGTTTCGGAAG ACACCCCCTCGAGCACCGCCACTGGCACTGTGGCCATCCAGGTGGAAGACTTCAACGACCACTGTCCCACCCTGACCGGCACCCTGCAGACATTGTGCATCCCTGACGACACGGTCATCGTCAGCGCTATCGACAGAGACGACTTTCCCAACGGAGCTCCTTTCACCTTCGATATCATCCCGGAGGGAAGTCCGGGAAAATGGCAGGTGGAGCATCTCAACG ATACCGCAGCCATCCTGAGGGCCCAGCACTCCTTACGGTCGGGTCCGCATCAGGTGGAATTATTGGTGAAGGACCAGCAAGGGAAGACGTGCTCGGAACCGCAGAAGGTGACGGTCCGGGTGTGCACCTGCGAGGACGGAGTGATTTGCGGAAAACGAGGCGGACGAGGTCAGCCTGACAAGAAATCCGAGTTGGGACCCGCAGGCATCGGACTTCTGCTAATgggcctgctgctgctgttgc TGGTTCCCCTGCTGTTGCTCTTCTGCCAGTGTGGAGGCAATCTGGGCCTGCCGGGAGGTGCTGCGGAAATCCCGTTTGAAACCACGTCCCACTTGGTCAACTACTGCACCGAAGGCCAGGGGGAGAACGCG GAGGTGCCGCTAAACTTCATCCCGGCACAGCAGGTGGCCGAAGACGTGAGCGATCGCGTGAACCAGTCGGCCTTTGTAGACGCCTTCCAGGGAAACGTGGAGCAGTCTTGGGCGAGGAGGCAGGCCAACATGAACACCTTCTACTCCAGGTTCGGGGGCGCTGCGGTGGGATGCCAGGCCGTGGCGGAGTACGACAGCATCGCTCTACCGGACCACCTGATCGCCCAATACTACCAGCAG AAGGTGTACAGCGAAGGCGGCAGAGGAAACCTGGCGACGAAGGACGCTCACTTGAAGTACAATTTTGAGGGCCAAGGCTCCTCGGCCGGCTCGGTGGGCTGCTGCAGCCTCCTGGGGAACGACAACGACCTGCAGTTCCTCGACGACCTGGGCCCCAAGTTCAAGACCCTGGCGGAGCTGTGCGGCGGCCAGAAGATCCGACCAGATGTCATTCCGCCACCGGCAAAGATCTTAACGGAACCAAGGCCGGAACTCGCCAAGCTGCCGCCGGTCGTCCCCGCGGTAGACCAAACTGTGACTCGGCTGGCGAAGCAAAACACGACTACGTGGAATCAAGACATGGCGGCAGTGGTGGAAGGGATGGAAAACCAAGGCCAGATGTTCTtgctccagcagcagcagcccgtTTATtacgccgccaccgccgctccCATGCAATACGTAGTCCAGCCACAAGTCCAGAACGCCGTGCTGCTGGCCGAGGCACCGGCGAGCCATCTCCAGGGTGTCGTTCTGGCAGCGCCTGCGACGCAAGGCGTGCTCGTATCTGGCGGACACACCAAGGATGCCGGCGTGGTGCTGGTAGAAAACCCCAAGATCCAGACCCAGATCCACGCCAGAAATCAGCCCAGCCTCCAGAAGATGGTGGTGGTGGAAAGCAAGCTCCCTGTGGGGTCTGTGAAAGTTGACGGGGGGATCGGAACCTCGTTGGTGCAAGGAGGTGGAGCAGCTGAGCGCATTTCTGGAGCTCAGAAAGTCCTGTTGGTGGAAGGCTCATCCAGCGTAAACCAAGCTGGAAGCGTGTCCCATAAGAGGAACACCTCCGGATCCAAAATGTCCTGCAACGTCAAAAGCACCGCCACCAAGTCCACTGGACCTCAGGCGGCTTCTTCCAGAATCCCAACGTACCGCAAGGTTGTGGTGCAGCAGGAGACACGCAAATGA
- the LOC144027209 gene encoding desmoglein-2.1-like isoform X2, producing the protein MTQYRWIYWNNARKTPCILRLVNVQRGILEVEMIMPRKAISPGASILHWIFRPDLRLVTSQVTSILTRQSGSITSSVSTFSPPLSPLERRQLQNTLVLTLHSGNEPVRKRREWVIPPKQLKENEDYTGKQYIAKIRSDFEVDRDISYSLQGVGASEYPFDVFVVDPKTGLIRVTQKLDREKIDNYNLLGIARFNDGTEAEKRIDIRVKVLDENDNEPRFDAMQPVDVYERSPAGTPVTTVTATDADEPGNPNSQLFYTIVKQDPPHNMFHMNSDGNIYVDKSTLDRETTDQYFVTVQAQDLNGDLDGLTGTSTLTINVLDINDNLPMLEKDRYEGSIMENTKGVEVMRFKAQDLDLKDTENWQSVFDIAKGNEAKYFSIKTDPKTNEGILMLDKPVDYEDVKDLVLELTVRNKAPLYEGLQQSAPPKTYPVKINVQNQREGPHFDPKVKVIAMSEGSSTTVNDVIARYPALDGDTGKPAEKVKYLKGSDPDNWLTIDPETADIRLNKMPDRESTFLVNGTYYAQVICVSEDTPSSTATGTVAIQVEDFNDHCPTLTGTLQTLCIPDDTVIVSAIDRDDFPNGAPFTFDIIPEGSPGKWQVEHLNDTAAILRAQHSLRSGPHQVELLVKDQQGKTCSEPQKVTVRVCTCEDGVICGKRGGRGQPDKKSELGPAGIGLLLMGLLLLLLVPLLLLFCQCGGNLGLPGGAAEIPFETTSHLVNYCTEGQGENAEVPLNFIPAQQVAEDVSDRVNQSAFVDAFQGNVEQSWARRQANMNTFYSRFGGAAVGCQAVAEYDSIALPDHLIAQYYQQKVYSEGGRGNLATKDAHLKYNFEGQGSSAGSVGCCSLLGNDNDLQFLDDLGPKFKTLAELCGGQKIRPDVIPPPAKILTEPRPELAKLPPVVPAVDQTVTRLAKQNTTTWNQDMAAVVEGMENQGQMFLLQQQQPVYYAATAAPMQYVVQPQVQNAVLLAEAPASHLQGVVLAAPATQGVLVSGGHTKDAGVVLVENPKIQTQIHARNQPSLQKMVVVESKLPVGSVKVDGGIGTSLVQGGGAAERISGAQKVLLVEGSSSVNQAGSVSHKRNTSGSKMSCNVKSTATKSTGPQAASSRIPTYRKVVVQQETRK; encoded by the exons GTGACCTCCATACTAACACGACAGTCTGGCTCCATCACCTCATCCGTCTCCACCTTCTCCCCTCCCCTCTCTCCACTTGAGCGCAGACAG CTCCAGAACACACTTGTACTGACGCTCCACTCTGGGAATGAACCAGTCCGGAAAAGAAGAGAATGGGTCATCCCTCCGAAGCAGCTCAAGGAAAATGAAGATTACACTGGGAAGCAGTATATCGCCAAG ATTCGGTCAGATTTTGAAGTTGACAGGGACATCAGCTACTCCCTGCAGGGCGTCGGCGCAAGCGAATACCCCTTCGACGTCTTCGTGGTGGACCCCAAAACGGGACTCATACGCGTCACCCAAAAGCTCGACAGGGAGAAAATCGATAATTACAAT CTGTTGGGCATCGCCAGATTCAACGACGGCACCGAGGCGGAGAAAAGGATTGACATCCGCGTAAAGGTGCTGGACGAGAACGACAACGAGCCGCGGTTTGACGCCATGCAGCCCGTGGACGTGTACGAACGCAGCCCAGCGG GGACTCCCGTCACGACCGTCACCGCGACCGACGCGGATGAACCGGGCAACCCCAACTCTCAGCTGTTCTACACCATCGTGAAGCAGGACCCGCCTCACAACATGTTCCACATGAACAGCGACGGAAACATCTACGTGGACAAGTCTACTCTGGATAGAGAG ACAACAGATCAGTACTTTGTGACGGTGCAAGCTCAGGACCTCAACGGCGACCTTGACGGACTGACAGGAACCAGCACGCTGACCATCAATGTGCTGGACATCAACGACAACCTTCCAATGCTGGAAAAAGACCGc TACGAGGGCAGCATCATGGAGAACACGAAGGGTGTGGAGGTGATGAGGTTCAAAGCTCAAGACTTGGACCTGAAGGACACGGAAAACTGGCAAAGCGTGTTTGATATCGCCAAAGGCAACGAGGCCAAATACTTCAGCATCAAGACGGACCCAAAGACCAACGAGGGAATCCTGATGCTTGACAAG CCGGTGGATTATGAGGACGTGAAGGATCTTGTCCTTGAACTCACCGTGAGGAACAAGGCTCCGCTTTATGAAGGACTTCAGCAAAGCGCGCCGCCGAAAACCTACCCGGTCAAAATCAACGTGCAAAACCAGCGTGAAGGTCCACATTTTGATCCCAAAGTCAAAGTGATCGCCATGTCGGAGGGAAGCAGCACGACCGTCAATGACGTCATTGCTCGCTACCCGGCACTAGATGGCGACACCGGGAAACCGGCGGAGAAAGTCAA GTATCTTAAAGGTTCGGACCCTGACAACTGGCTCACCATTGACCCAGAAACCGCTGACATCAGACTGAACAAGATGCCCGACAGAGAGTCCACTTTCTTGGTCAACGGGACGTACTACGCTCAAGTCATCTGCGTTTCGGAAG ACACCCCCTCGAGCACCGCCACTGGCACTGTGGCCATCCAGGTGGAAGACTTCAACGACCACTGTCCCACCCTGACCGGCACCCTGCAGACATTGTGCATCCCTGACGACACGGTCATCGTCAGCGCTATCGACAGAGACGACTTTCCCAACGGAGCTCCTTTCACCTTCGATATCATCCCGGAGGGAAGTCCGGGAAAATGGCAGGTGGAGCATCTCAACG ATACCGCAGCCATCCTGAGGGCCCAGCACTCCTTACGGTCGGGTCCGCATCAGGTGGAATTATTGGTGAAGGACCAGCAAGGGAAGACGTGCTCGGAACCGCAGAAGGTGACGGTCCGGGTGTGCACCTGCGAGGACGGAGTGATTTGCGGAAAACGAGGCGGACGAGGTCAGCCTGACAAGAAATCCGAGTTGGGACCCGCAGGCATCGGACTTCTGCTAATgggcctgctgctgctgttgc TGGTTCCCCTGCTGTTGCTCTTCTGCCAGTGTGGAGGCAATCTGGGCCTGCCGGGAGGTGCTGCGGAAATCCCGTTTGAAACCACGTCCCACTTGGTCAACTACTGCACCGAAGGCCAGGGGGAGAACGCG GAGGTGCCGCTAAACTTCATCCCGGCACAGCAGGTGGCCGAAGACGTGAGCGATCGCGTGAACCAGTCGGCCTTTGTAGACGCCTTCCAGGGAAACGTGGAGCAGTCTTGGGCGAGGAGGCAGGCCAACATGAACACCTTCTACTCCAGGTTCGGGGGCGCTGCGGTGGGATGCCAGGCCGTGGCGGAGTACGACAGCATCGCTCTACCGGACCACCTGATCGCCCAATACTACCAGCAG AAGGTGTACAGCGAAGGCGGCAGAGGAAACCTGGCGACGAAGGACGCTCACTTGAAGTACAATTTTGAGGGCCAAGGCTCCTCGGCCGGCTCGGTGGGCTGCTGCAGCCTCCTGGGGAACGACAACGACCTGCAGTTCCTCGACGACCTGGGCCCCAAGTTCAAGACCCTGGCGGAGCTGTGCGGCGGCCAGAAGATCCGACCAGATGTCATTCCGCCACCGGCAAAGATCTTAACGGAACCAAGGCCGGAACTCGCCAAGCTGCCGCCGGTCGTCCCCGCGGTAGACCAAACTGTGACTCGGCTGGCGAAGCAAAACACGACTACGTGGAATCAAGACATGGCGGCAGTGGTGGAAGGGATGGAAAACCAAGGCCAGATGTTCTtgctccagcagcagcagcccgtTTATtacgccgccaccgccgctccCATGCAATACGTAGTCCAGCCACAAGTCCAGAACGCCGTGCTGCTGGCCGAGGCACCGGCGAGCCATCTCCAGGGTGTCGTTCTGGCAGCGCCTGCGACGCAAGGCGTGCTCGTATCTGGCGGACACACCAAGGATGCCGGCGTGGTGCTGGTAGAAAACCCCAAGATCCAGACCCAGATCCACGCCAGAAATCAGCCCAGCCTCCAGAAGATGGTGGTGGTGGAAAGCAAGCTCCCTGTGGGGTCTGTGAAAGTTGACGGGGGGATCGGAACCTCGTTGGTGCAAGGAGGTGGAGCAGCTGAGCGCATTTCTGGAGCTCAGAAAGTCCTGTTGGTGGAAGGCTCATCCAGCGTAAACCAAGCTGGAAGCGTGTCCCATAAGAGGAACACCTCCGGATCCAAAATGTCCTGCAACGTCAAAAGCACCGCCACCAAGTCCACTGGACCTCAGGCGGCTTCTTCCAGAATCCCAACGTACCGCAAGGTTGTGGTGCAGCAGGAGACACGCAAATGA